A window of Methanoregula sp. genomic DNA:
ATAAGATTACTCCTGCAATAATCAGCGCTGTGGTGCCAATTTTTATTAAAGTCACTTTCTCCTCTCAAAAAAACAATGGAAAAGATTATTGCAACCACAAAACCCAGCGACGCAATTGCATAAAACACTTTCAATGGAACTTCCTTTAATGCAATCACAGAGATCACCGTAACGAGAAGAAGCAGCCCATATGTAAAAAGAGTGTGCAGATTCAGGTACGCATCGAGAACTGAATCTCTTCGTTTTCCTTGAGGAGCTGATCCAATCTTCAGCAGCACCTGACTGATCCCGGTAAATATCACCGCAATAAAAACAAGAACAAGCGAGAAGATCATGCAGCATCTCCTATTTCATGTGACAGCACAGCAATCCCCACAGAGATAAGAACCAAACCCATGATATTTGCCAGAGTAACTCCCTCTTGGAACAGTATCGCCGAAGATAAGAGAACAACAAAATTGACCCGCCCCATAAACGGATACGCCACAGACAAGGGAAAATGTCTCAGCGCCTGCTGCCACACAATTGCCTGGAGAAAAAGGCACCCAAGAGAGAGGATATAGAATGCATTGGTTACTATTCCGATAAGTGAGGGGGCTGGTAGCGAGAGTGCGGCATATTTTATGAGGGTATTTTCATTTTACCCCGCAATTCACAAAAGGATGCTTTTTTATCTAAACCACATTTTTTAACATTTACTCCTCAAATAATAACAAATGAACTTTTTCAATATCAAGACTATCCTATCAAATCCGCATTTATACAGCGCAACAATGAGATTACTGGGTAGTGACCAGATAACCCGGATGTTTGTTGAAACCTATGTCCAACCCAAATCCGGTGATCATGTATTGGATATCGGCTGTGGCCCTGCCGACATCCTTAATTTTCTTCCGGATGTCAAATTTTGTGGGTTTGATATTGACGCGGGATACATCGATGCAGCGCGAAAAAATTTTGGAAACCGGGGCACATTTGTATGTAAACCGGTAAGCAAAAATGCTCTTGACGAGAATTCCCGGTTTGATCTGATTCTGGCAAAAGGTGTGTTACATCACCTCAATGATATTGAAGCAACAGATATGTTTGAACTCGCCCAAACACATCTGAACAAAGGTGGACGGATGATCACGTTCGACGGGTGTTATGTTCCCGGTCAAAGCTATTTTGCAAAAAAATTCCTTGCCATGGACCGTGGCAAATATGTCCGGACAAAAGAGGCTTATATGAAATTTGCCTATCATTCTTTCTCGAATGTCATCCCAACCATCCGTCATGATCTATTAAGAATCCCCTACACGATTCTCATCATGGAATGTACACAATGAGGAAGCATTTCCCATAAAAAAATGGTTCATATACAAAAAATAAGAATACCAAAAACAATAATCCCAATCGCAATTTTTTTTCGGCATGTCAAAGGCTCATGAAGAATAAAATATGAAAGAATAACTACGACAATTATATTCATCGAAATGAAAAGGGGGAAGAATAGTTTAAGCGGCATTTCTTGTAATACAACTACAGAAATGATGGTAACTACCAATAACAGGCAATATCCGGATAATGTATAACGGTTCAAATAGGGTTTGAGATATTCCGGGAAGCAATAACTCTTCTTTTCTGATATTGCCCCATATTTTAATAAAATCTGGCAGATTCCGGATAACATTACTGCAACACCAGCCAGAATAATCGATTGTAACATCACGATTTAACCTCCACTTCACTAAAAAGAACAGTAATTCCTATCGTGATGAGCAACAGTCCAAAAATATTTGGCAGAGTAATTCCTTCCTGAAAAAAAATCGCTGATAGGATGAGGACTACATAGTTCGTAAGGCTGATACAGGGATACGCCACAGACAAGGGAAAATGCCTCAACGCCTGCTGCCACACAATTGCCTGGAGAAAAAGGCACCCAAGAGAGAGGATATAGAAGGCATTGGTCACTATTCCGATAAGTGAGGGGGCAGGCAGTGAGAGTGCGGCATATTTCCCTAAAATGCCGCTTAATGATTGGAATGCAATCGCGAGAATGATAAAAGAAAAATACCGGAAATTTTTCATATCAGAGTTCCATTTCTCCAATCACGTATTGCTGACCGTAGGAAACTTCTGTCAGAATCCGGCGGAGGTATTCTCCAATAATCGCGATTGATAATAAGATCATACCCCCAAGAAATGTGAGGGTGACCATGATGGAATTCCAGCCCATAAGACTGTTTGTGGGATCAATCAGATAACGACTTAAAATATAAATCCCATAACAAAAACTAAAAAAACTTACGATAACTCCAAAAAAACCAACAAATAGTAAGGGTAAAACGGAATAATTAATTAAAAGATTAAGAGATAATGAAAGATATTTTCTGATATCATAGTTTGATTTTCCCATCTTTCGGGAATTATGGTTTACTTCAATGTTTGCAATTTTATTCGCAGGAACACTATTTCGCACAAGTGCCGGTAAAAAAATATAAGATGATTTAATTTGGGTCATATTTTTTACGACATCTGATGAGAATATTGCAAAACTGGAAATAAATATCGTGTTGGGAATATCCAGGATGTAGTGAATAAATATCTGGAATCGATTGCTGAAAAAATTTTCAAGTCGACTATGATATTTAATATTATATTTGCCATAAACAACAGAGAAACCCTTTTGGATTTTGGAAACAAGTTTGGGGATCTCATCAGGAGGATGCTGAAGGTCATCATCCATTGTTATGATATAATCTCCAATTGCATGATTTAGTCCACAGAGTACTGCGTTATGCTGACCAAAATTTTTCTGGAGATGGATGATTTTTATTTTTGAATTTTTTGCATGTAGTTCTTTTAAAATCTTCCAGCTATTATCTCTACTACAATCATCGATTAAAATAATTTCATAATCCGGAGAAATATCTTCAAAAACGTGAATTATCTGATTGCATAAAATATTCAGTGTTGATTCACTGTTATAGATAGGAATAACAATCGAATATTTTTTCATTATACCCACGATTTATCTTTTAATTATTGATTCAAAGAACTTTCCTAAAATAAATTATCGAATCTTTTCTAAAAAGTGAATTTATACAAACATTTTAATCAAGCTAACCCAGCCATTTATGGAATGAATGTCGTGCATCATAAATTTGCCAATTTAAACGTATATATCCACGTTGAACGGGATAATTGTGACAAATGGTGGGCCCTTCGATGATATCGGTTTGTCCCTGAAATAATTTCATTCCTTCATAGGTCAATAAAGTGAACAATTTCCTTCCGTAAAAATCCGGGTGAATTGCACCGATGCTGTAATGGCTGATCCTTACTGGAATACCTTTTTCTTCATCGGTCGCTTTTTTCCAGATAGACAAACCGGCGATTCGTCCTTCAATTTCTGCTAGTACATAATAATCTGCATATCCGTGCAGGCTCGATCTCATCCATTCAATATAGAACTTGACGGCTTGTTCTTTTGAAAGATTTGGGTCGGAGCGATGGCGTCCAAAATGATCTCGAAAAGAATCTTTGGCCAGCATGACCAATTCTTGTTCATCCTCGGGTCTGGCAAATCGGATTGAAACCCCATCCGACGGTTTTTGTGAGGGAACCGTGTTAAATGGTGTTTTACGGAAATCTATAGCATAATCTAGGAGAGTATCAACAAGGAAAAATCCAGATTTTTCCAGGATATGGGTACTTGTTATATCGTCAGAATATGATCTGCTTAAGAGGAATTTATACCCGCTTTTTTTTGCCCACCTCACAGCTTTGTTCATAAGTGCGTGACCAATTTCATACTTTTCCCGATAATTGGGATCAACCACAAATTCAGTGATAGATGCTATTGGGATATTAAGGGTCTTCGAGTCCCAAGGCAGATCGCTGACGGAAATAAAACCTACAGGTTGATTGCATATTTCTGCTATGAAAGATTTGGTGTAATTGAGAGTCATCGCTTTGGCAATACGATTAATCCAGAATTGATCGATGGATTCCTCATTTCCATTCGCAATGTAACGATATGGTTTAAAAGAAGAATTTGAAAGTAATGGCTCTATCGATTTTATTTCCAGATCTGTAATTTCAAGGATTTTTATTGCGTTCATTCTGCCACCAGTTTATTCATTTTATTATCACATAAAAATTATAAAATTGAATCCAAATTAATTATATTTCGCAATCCAGACAAGTAAAATACGTTTTTTCTCTGTTAATTATTTAAATATTTACAATACACTCAATTAAAGCAGTAATAATCGGGGAGATTTCATATTCTCTCATTCCCGCATACATCGGCAACCTCAGCAACCTCCCACTCATCTCTTCCGTCACCGACAGATCCTCTTTACGGTTCCCCAGCCCCAGCCCAACCGGTGATGAATGTAACGGGATATAATGAAACACCGCGTGAATTCCCTCCCTCTTTAACTGATTCATCACACGATCTCGTGTCTGTTCATCCAGAAAGAGAACATAGAACAAGTGAGCATTGTGTTCTGCATAATCCGGAACAATCGGTAACCGGATCTTACCTGCATCTTCAAAGGATTTCAGCTCATAATAATATGCATTCCAAACATTCATTCGCATACTCTGAATATCGTCCAGTTTCTCCAGCTGGGCATAGAGAAATGCAGATAACAGATCGCTCGGCAGATAACTCGAACCGACATCCACCCAAGTATATTTATCCACTTCCCCGCGATGGAACTTGCTCCGGTTGGTCCCTTTCTCCCGGATGATTTCCGCCCGTTCGATAATCTTGGGATCATCAGAATTGATGAGAAGAGCTCCGCCCTCCCCGCACACATAGTTTTTCGTCTCGTGGAAACTATAACAACCGAAATCCCCGATCGTCCCCAGGTATTTTCCCTTGTATTTTGCATTCACTCCCTGAGCGGCATCTTCCACCACCTTGAGATCATGTTCCTGGGCAATTTCCATAATCTCATCATTAGCGCAGGAAACACCCCCGTAATGAACCAAATAGATAGCACGGGTTTTTTTGGTAATTTTCTTACGGATATCTGCGGGATCAATGTTCAGGGTATCTGTCTGAATATCCGCAAACACCGGTTTTGCTCCTGCAAGCAAAATGGGATTCACCGTTGAAGAAAATGTAAAGGACGGAACAATCACCTCGTCACCGGGTATGAGATCCAAAAGGTGGGTAGCCAGTTCAAGTGCACTTGTACATGATGTTGTCATGAGCGCTTTTCGTGCATCAAATTTTGACTGGAAAAATGCCTGCACTAGGTTGGTATATTTCCCATCGCCACTGATATGCCCGCCTTCACTCAGTGAGCTAAGCACATCTTCCATGTACCGTATTTCGTTTCCGGTAATGTAGGGACGGTTAAACGGAATATGCATTATTCATCGCCTTTCTTGATGGTGTTATTGATGGGAAAGAGCATCTGGTTTGCCTGCATCAGCGACTCAAAGGTTCCGGCATCCGTCCATTCACCCTCAATGATATCGTAAGTCATTGCAGCATGTTCCACGTACCAGTTGTTGACAGATGTGATCTCAAGTTCACCACGTTCATAGGGGACGATACTCTGGATTACATCAAACCCATGATGATCATACATATAGACACCGATTACCGCATAATCGCTTTTTGGGGTCTCCGGTTTTTCTTCGATCTGCTTGATCATTTTGTTCCGTTCATCCAGCGCTGCAACACCGAATCGTTCCGGATCTCCAACGCGCTTCAGCAGAACTTTCGCACCGGCAGGTTGTTTCTTGAAAGCATCCACATATTTCCGGATGCTATGCGTGAGGATATTATCTCCAAGAATGACGACCAGTCTGTCTCCATTTGCAAATACTTTTGCGAGAGCAAGGGCATCAGCAATTCCCCCTGCTTTCTTCTGCACCCTGAAAGTAAAATTACAGTCAAAATCTGAACCCCTCCCAAGCAGCCGGACAATTTCCCCCATGTGATCTTTTCCGGTAACAACAAGGATATCGGTAATTCCCGCAGAGAGCAATTGCCGGATGGGATTGAAGATCATCGGCTCTTTTCCCCCCGGTAACAGGTGCTTGTTCGTTACTTTAGTGAGGGGATATAACCTGGTGCCGGTACCTCCTGCGAGTATAACCCCTTTCATAAAATTACATCTCCTTTACGGCAACACAAAGCAGACTGCTGCCAAATGGCAATGTGACTGAACGGATAAGGGGCACTTCCAAACTGAAAATAAGAAAAAAAATGGAATTAATAATTACATTGGGCTGCAATTCACTCATGGCTTCTTTTTGAATCCGTTTTTTCATATCCTCATCATTTATGTTTCCTGTTCGTAATGAGAATTTTCGTGAGAGAAGAATGAACGGATAGAGAAGTGTCATAAAATAACTCATTTTTATCACCGTAAATCCATTACCTTCAACTTTTGCTCGTAATTCCTGCAGTGAGTATCTTCGCTTGTGTTCCGCATAGATGTCCATCGCAGACCACAAACGCTTGTCAGCAGGAACCGTAATAAAGAGAGTGCCACCCGGTATAAGGGCATCATGCACATTTTTCAGGATGGTTTCATCATCCTCGATATGCTCAAGGACATCAAATGCACAAATGCCATCGAATTCTTCAATAAACAGCCGGTCCGAGAGATTATATTGGTAGTAGAGATCTCCGGCATCCCTCTCTTTACAGAATCGCAGCGCATCAAAAAACAAATCTGCACATTCAATACTATATCCTATTTTTTTCAGATATCGTGACACATATCCATTTCCGCATCCCACTTCAAGGATACGTGATTGTGGAGATAAATATCGGGTAATTGCATCCCCGATTATTTTGTTCCGGACCCTGAACCAGAAATTTTTATCTTCTGACTGATACAGAATTTTAAAAACATTATCGGGAAAGTACGGTTCTTCATGCAGCGTATCACTAGCAAATTGAATAATCCCCTGTTTATCCGGATAGGTTTTCCCACAATTTTGGCAGGAATACTGCATAGAATCATTCAACAATGGATTTTTACACTTGGGGCAGAGAAGCAAGGAAAATCACTCCGGAGATTTGTTGCCATAAACCTTCTGGTAATATGCGAGGTAGTCTTTTTTAATTATTGAATCAAGCCATTCAGGATTATCGAGATACCAGCGGATAGTATTTTTCAATCCTTGTTCAAAGGGAATTGATGGTTTCCAATGCAGTTCTTTTTGGATCTTTGTCGAATCAAGCGCATACCGACGGTCATGTCCTTTACGGTCTTCAACATAGGAAATCAGTGCTTCTGAAACCTCTAAATCCGGGCGCAAATCTGCAAGATGCTGAATGATCAATTTCACAATCTCAATATTTGATCGCTCGTTATACGCACCGACATTGTAGATTTCACCAGCAACTCCTTTGTGAAGTACCAGATCAATTGCAGAACAATGATCCTCTACATGGATCCAGTCCCGGACATTGAGTCCATCCCCATATACCGGAATTGTTTTCCCGCTCAGGCAGTTGAGAATCGTAAGGGGAATTAATTTCTCCGGAAACTGAGACGAACCATAATTGTTCGAACACCGGGTGATATTGATCTGCAGATTGAATGTGTGGAAATATGCCTGCGTCAGCAAATCGGCGCTGGCTTTACTCGCGGAGTACGGGCTGCGGGGATCAAGCGGTGTGGTTTCTTTGAACATGCCCGTTTTTCCAAGCGATCCATATACTTCATCCGTGGATATCTGGAGGTATTTTTTTATTCCCTGCTGTAATGAAACCTGTAATAAGTTCTGGACACCCAAAACATTTGACTTTACAAAAATATTTGGATGAAGTATACTTCTGTCAACATGCGTTTCTGCGGCAAAATTGACTACATAATCTGGCTGGAACTGGTCGAACACAGTTTCTATTTTTTTTATTTTACAAATATCTCCTTTGACAAAAGAGTATCGGGGATCATTTTCGATATCGGATAGATTATTGAGATTTCCTGCATAGGTCAGGTTATCAAAATTGAGAATCTTAATGTCTTGATAATGTGTTAACAGATACCGGATGAAGTTGCTACCGATGAAGCCGGCACCACCGGTTAAAAAATATTTCATTGTATTCCATTTGGTTTATAGTTAAATTAAAGATGTTACTGTTCAACCTTATGGTCCCCTTCAACAGAAAGGTAGTGTTCCAAGAAACAACTGGTAATGGAAATACTTTCAATATGTGGGCTTTTTGCAATGGCAGGGGCAATTGCTCAACGAATTTCATCCAGATCTTTTGAAATGGATTATCAGCGATTTCATGGGACACTATCTAAGCTTCATAGTTTATATTAGTGCAGTGAGAAACGAGGAAATCAATTTATACCTGAAAAAAACATCCGACATCTCCGTATCGTAATGCTGGCCATATCCGATCCGTCTTGTCCCGTAATTCCGGGGATAAATGCCTTTTTACCAAGTTCCGTAGTATGGATACTATAGATGTTTTAGGAACCATCTTTGGGCCGGGAACCATCCGTTCGTTATACCGTGTCGGAATCCGGTGTAACCTGATTCCATACCTGTTGGTTCAAGCGTGTCAGTCTGGTTTCGCTTGTCGCGAATTACGACCCTTTCGATGATTCAGCGTTTGCTTCTCAATGACATCCTTTCTCTGGCAGATTGACCGGGTCAGACTTCCGGTTTTTTCCACGTTGTCCCGCAGGCTTCACACGAATCCGTTACCAGAAACGTATGCTGCGGTAGATATATCCCGAACGAATGGGATAGCATTGCGCAATCCATAGTACAGCCTCCTGTCGCACTCTGACATTCAGCATAGCTTTTTTCATGCACGATCCCGAAAGAATTTTCTTTTGGGTAATATGCTATTTAACACCTAAATCAAAGAAGGATTTACGGAGTACAAAATGGCAAAAATTGCATGTCCAAAATGCAATTTAAAAAGTTATACAAGCTGAAGAGCATAAAGAGACGTTGTGCGCGATGCAGATATGAATTCATTCCTCATAAATTACCATTGACTTTTTCACGACATGAATGGAAAGAAATCATTCATCTGTTTCTCATAAAACAGAGTTCGAACTCGATAAACGAATAAACAGGGTTCGAACAACGACGAGTACTCTGTGCATTACCTAAGATTCGATTTGTTATGACGGGAGACATTCCCGAGATCTTCTCTGGTACCGTTGAAGTGGATGAAACCCATATCGGAGGTCAATAGAAAAACAAACGGAAAACGATCCGTGATGAGGGAACAAAACGAGGACGAGGAACCAAGAAACAACCGGTATTCGGAATCCTTTGTCGCAACGGTATGGTTTGGGCCGAAGCTGTCGATAACGTTGAATCTGATACCCTTCAACCACATATCTCACAAAAAGTATCAATGGGCTCTATCGTTTGTTCCGATATCTGGAAAGCTTACACCGGCATAGCTGCCCGAGGATATGTTTATCGTCTCGTTAATCACTGAGAGAAACGGTGCTCCGATGGAAAAGGAAATCATATCAATGGGTTGGAAGGATTTTGGGGTTACCTGAAACGTAAACTTGCATCGAAAGGGGGAGTTCGAAGAGAGAGATTGCATCTCTTCTTAGGAGAGTATGTATGGAGATACAATCATCGGTCGGATCCAGAAGGGATAAAAACGCAGAGAATCATTCAGTTGTTAGAGAAAATTAGATGTTAAACTGGTAGTTTACCCTAATTTTTATTCGGATGATTAAACCTTGTTTTTATTAATTACTTTTTTGTAGAATGCTGTATCATGAGCTGCACTACCGAGTTGAGAATAAGTGCCATATTGATCAACAACAACCCGGAAACAAGAGCAACTGCACCAATTGCCGTATATGATAAATAGACTGCTTTATTCACTGCAAATTCTGTAAATGCCCAAAAGGCAAAGTAAAGGCCGATCACGAGCAGGATAAATCCGGGAATCCCAAAGGTCACTAAGGGTCTCCTGTATCCAATAATCCCGACAAGGTTGCTGAGAACCGCTAAACCATGACTGAAAAAATTTGTTTTATGTTTATGCGGAACTTCATAATTCACACTTATCGGGACTTCAACTATTCTGAAACCACGGTCCGATAAATACGAGATCATCACTGATTCGATATCATATCCTGATGATTCTATCGTAAAACTGTTCAGAGCTTTTGCATTCAAAGCGCGGAACCCTGACTGCGAGTCAGTGGCTTTATATGATGATGCAAATTTTGTAAATGTATCAAGTGTTTTCTGACCGATCTTGCGATAAAAAGGGATACTGTTCTCTTCTATGAGAAATCGTGATCCTATGACAAAGTCTGCTTCATCTTTAATAATCGGCGCTATTATACTCGGGATCTCTTCCGGGTGATGTTGCCCGTCTGCATCGAGCATAACAACAATATCTGCATTCAGCTGGCGCGCCCGGTCAAACCCTCGCATTACCGCATATGCCTTTCCATGGTTTTTCGAAAGACGAATGACTTCTGCCTCTGCATGGCCTGCAATAATACTGGTCATATCCCGAGAACCGTCATCAATAACAATGACTGTATTGACAAACTGCCGGGTCCGGATTACCACACTCCCAATCGCTATTTCTTCGTTATATGCGGGGATGACCGCAATGACATTTTTCCCGGATCCTTTTTCATCTAAATCGGGATATTCGTTTGAATGAGTCGTAATAATCCCACTACTATTAAAATTTTCAATTTATTTATCTATCTGTTTTTTGTTTTACAATGCATTTCAAATGTCTTTAGGGACTGAATTAATCTGACCCGGAATAGTATATGGAAATCTTCTTTTCGATATTATGTGAGTAAAAAAACAATTATCGATGAGTTTATTGAATGTGGCACCGATTTATTTTACATCATAAAAAATCTCTTGAGGATAAACCATGGAAACACGATCCGGCACTACCCTTTCCTTTGATGTATCGGTAGTACTGCCCGCACTGGATGAAGAACTCACCATAAGGGAATGCATAAAAAAAATCCTGATTGTGTTCCATGACCATGCAATCAACGGAGAGATCATTGTAGTGGATTCGTCTTCCGACAATACTGCAACGATTGCACAATCCCTTGGTGCGCGAGTGATAAAACCCGGAAAAAACGGTTATGGTAATGCATACCTCTACGGATTTAAACACGCTCAGGGTCGCTACATAGTCCTCGGTGATGCTGATAACACCTATGATTTTTCCGAGATCCCAAAACTCCTTGCTCCGCTAAAAACCGGTGCAGATTTTGTGATCGGATCGCGGTTCAAAGGAACAATTCATAAAGGTGCGATGACCCCTCTCCACCGGTATCTTGGCAATCCCGTCCTGACATGGATGGTAAATACCATCTTCCATACCCGGTTCACGGATACCCATAGTGGTTTTCGCGCGATCACCCGCGAAGCACTTGACCGGTTGCCGATCACAACCGGCGGCATGGAATTTGCCTCAGAGATGCTTGTCATGGCATCAAAAGAGCAGCTGAACATTGTGGAAGTGCCCATCGATTATTATCCCCGGCTAACTCCTTCAAAACTGCACAGTTTTGCCGATGGCTGGCGACATATCCGGTTTGTCCTGCTCATGAAGCCTTTGCCCTTTGTGGCAATTCCCGGACTCATATTTTCCCTGGTGGGTGTTCTGCTGATGACATTTTTTTATCTCCAGGGCGATGTGGAATCATCCCACCTTCATACCTTCATTCTTGGGGCCATCATGATCATGGGCGGTCTCCAGTTTGTGCTCACGGGTTTTTTAATGAAGACCTATTCTGTTATCCATGGTTACGAGAACAACACGGGGATTTTTGAACGTATTATGACTTACAG
This region includes:
- a CDS encoding class I SAM-dependent methyltransferase; protein product: MQYSCQNCGKTYPDKQGIIQFASDTLHEEPYFPDNVFKILYQSEDKNFWFRVRNKIIGDAITRYLSPQSRILEVGCGNGYVSRYLKKIGYSIECADLFFDALRFCKERDAGDLYYQYNLSDRLFIEEFDGICAFDVLEHIEDDETILKNVHDALIPGGTLFITVPADKRLWSAMDIYAEHKRRYSLQELRAKVEGNGFTVIKMSYFMTLLYPFILLSRKFSLRTGNINDEDMKKRIQKEAMSELQPNVIINSIFFLIFSLEVPLIRSVTLPFGSSLLCVAVKEM
- a CDS encoding glycosyltransferase family 2 protein; amino-acid sequence: MENFNSSGIITTHSNEYPDLDEKGSGKNVIAVIPAYNEEIAIGSVVIRTRQFVNTVIVIDDGSRDMTSIIAGHAEAEVIRLSKNHGKAYAVMRGFDRARQLNADIVVMLDADGQHHPEEIPSIIAPIIKDEADFVIGSRFLIEENSIPFYRKIGQKTLDTFTKFASSYKATDSQSGFRALNAKALNSFTIESSGYDIESVMISYLSDRGFRIVEVPISVNYEVPHKHKTNFFSHGLAVLSNLVGIIGYRRPLVTFGIPGFILLVIGLYFAFWAFTEFAVNKAVYLSYTAIGAVALVSGLLLINMALILNSVVQLMIQHSTKK
- a CDS encoding glycosyltransferase family 2 protein — protein: MKKYSIVIPIYNSESTLNILCNQIIHVFEDISPDYEIILIDDCSRDNSWKILKELHAKNSKIKIIHLQKNFGQHNAVLCGLNHAIGDYIITMDDDLQHPPDEIPKLVSKIQKGFSVVYGKYNIKYHSRLENFFSNRFQIFIHYILDIPNTIFISSFAIFSSDVVKNMTQIKSSYIFLPALVRNSVPANKIANIEVNHNSRKMGKSNYDIRKYLSLSLNLLINYSVLPLLFVGFFGVIVSFFSFCYGIYILSRYLIDPTNSLMGWNSIMVTLTFLGGMILLSIAIIGEYLRRILTEVSYGQQYVIGEMEL
- a CDS encoding class I SAM-dependent methyltransferase; the protein is MNFFNIKTILSNPHLYSATMRLLGSDQITRMFVETYVQPKSGDHVLDIGCGPADILNFLPDVKFCGFDIDAGYIDAARKNFGNRGTFVCKPVSKNALDENSRFDLILAKGVLHHLNDIEATDMFELAQTHLNKGGRMITFDGCYVPGQSYFAKKFLAMDRGKYVRTKEAYMKFAYHSFSNVIPTIRHDLLRIPYTILIMECTQ
- a CDS encoding glycosyltransferase, with the translated sequence METRSGTTLSFDVSVVLPALDEELTIRECIKKILIVFHDHAINGEIIVVDSSSDNTATIAQSLGARVIKPGKNGYGNAYLYGFKHAQGRYIVLGDADNTYDFSEIPKLLAPLKTGADFVIGSRFKGTIHKGAMTPLHRYLGNPVLTWMVNTIFHTRFTDTHSGFRAITREALDRLPITTGGMEFASEMLVMASKEQLNIVEVPIDYYPRLTPSKLHSFADGWRHIRFVLLMKPLPFVAIPGLIFSLVGVLLMTFFYLQGDVESSHLHTFILGAIMIMGGLQFVLTGFLMKTYSVIHGYENNTGIFERIMTYSNLEKFLMLGSLLLFIGALIGLNILIHWIAVDFGVLSEISTAIISLVLIISGLQIVLFAVFQSMMLLNENNNHNKDIQDAV
- the rfbB gene encoding dTDP-glucose 4,6-dehydratase; amino-acid sequence: MKYFLTGGAGFIGSNFIRYLLTHYQDIKILNFDNLTYAGNLNNLSDIENDPRYSFVKGDICKIKKIETVFDQFQPDYVVNFAAETHVDRSILHPNIFVKSNVLGVQNLLQVSLQQGIKKYLQISTDEVYGSLGKTGMFKETTPLDPRSPYSASKASADLLTQAYFHTFNLQINITRCSNNYGSSQFPEKLIPLTILNCLSGKTIPVYGDGLNVRDWIHVEDHCSAIDLVLHKGVAGEIYNVGAYNERSNIEIVKLIIQHLADLRPDLEVSEALISYVEDRKGHDRRYALDSTKIQKELHWKPSIPFEQGLKNTIRWYLDNPEWLDSIIKKDYLAYYQKVYGNKSPE
- a CDS encoding sugar phosphate nucleotidyltransferase, yielding MKGVILAGGTGTRLYPLTKVTNKHLLPGGKEPMIFNPIRQLLSAGITDILVVTGKDHMGEIVRLLGRGSDFDCNFTFRVQKKAGGIADALALAKVFANGDRLVVILGDNILTHSIRKYVDAFKKQPAGAKVLLKRVGDPERFGVAALDERNKMIKQIEEKPETPKSDYAVIGVYMYDHHGFDVIQSIVPYERGELEITSVNNWYVEHAAMTYDIIEGEWTDAGTFESLMQANQMLFPINNTIKKGDE
- the rffA gene encoding dTDP-4-amino-4,6-dideoxygalactose transaminase, with translation MHIPFNRPYITGNEIRYMEDVLSSLSEGGHISGDGKYTNLVQAFFQSKFDARKALMTTSCTSALELATHLLDLIPGDEVIVPSFTFSSTVNPILLAGAKPVFADIQTDTLNIDPADIRKKITKKTRAIYLVHYGGVSCANDEIMEIAQEHDLKVVEDAAQGVNAKYKGKYLGTIGDFGCYSFHETKNYVCGEGGALLINSDDPKIIERAEIIREKGTNRSKFHRGEVDKYTWVDVGSSYLPSDLLSAFLYAQLEKLDDIQSMRMNVWNAYYYELKSFEDAGKIRLPIVPDYAEHNAHLFYVLFLDEQTRDRVMNQLKREGIHAVFHYIPLHSSPVGLGLGNRKEDLSVTEEMSGRLLRLPMYAGMREYEISPIITALIECIVNI
- a CDS encoding GNAT family N-acetyltransferase, with amino-acid sequence MNAIKILEITDLEIKSIEPLLSNSSFKPYRYIANGNEESIDQFWINRIAKAMTLNYTKSFIAEICNQPVGFISVSDLPWDSKTLNIPIASITEFVVDPNYREKYEIGHALMNKAVRWAKKSGYKFLLSRSYSDDITSTHILEKSGFFLVDTLLDYAIDFRKTPFNTVPSQKPSDGVSIRFARPEDEQELVMLAKDSFRDHFGRHRSDPNLSKEQAVKFYIEWMRSSLHGYADYYVLAEIEGRIAGLSIWKKATDEEKGIPVRISHYSIGAIHPDFYGRKLFTLLTYEGMKLFQGQTDIIEGPTICHNYPVQRGYIRLNWQIYDARHSFHKWLG